A window from Rhea pennata isolate bPtePen1 chromosome 1, bPtePen1.pri, whole genome shotgun sequence encodes these proteins:
- the RIPPLY3 gene encoding protein ripply3: protein MESAAADSLLQATADNICHCSRDTQLHSLHAREQLQSSPALWRPWILTARADEMTGNQRTSEQDGQLRNFRPKGALGFQHPVRLYLPRSKSSEFLSNIGEKVLASFPVQATIHFYNDTIDSEEDEEENSSAE, encoded by the exons ATGGAGAGTGCAGCTGCAGATTCCTTGCTCCAGGCTACAGCGGACAACATCTGTCATTGCTCCAGAGACACCCAGCTGCATTCGCTCCATGCAAGAGAGCAGCTACAGAG CAGCCCTGCTTTGTGGAGGCCCTGGATACTCACAGCAAGAGCTGATGAAATGACAGGGAATCAAAGAACG TCAGAACAGGATGGTCAACTACGAAATTTTAGACCAAAAGGAGCCCTGGGTTTTCAACATCCAGTGAG ACTTTATTTGCCCAGGTCCAAATCCTCAGAGTTTCTTAGCAACATTGGAGAGAAGGTTCTGGCTAGTTTTCCAGTGCAGGCTACAATTCACTTCTACAATGACACCATCGACTCCgaggaggatgaagaggagAACAGTTCAGCCGAATAA